One window from the genome of Sesamum indicum cultivar Zhongzhi No. 13 linkage group LG15, S_indicum_v1.0, whole genome shotgun sequence encodes:
- the LOC105177917 gene encoding nuclear transcription factor Y subunit C-3-like isoform X2, producing MNNSSEKTIMDFNQSMEFSSTSNPPLQMHNFMPMPTPTPHGSHQVEEVVNSCFINQLKQNIQGFWRERLAEICDAPTDVRAQHTLPLARIKKVMKSDEQVKMISADTPVVFAKACEMFIMELTLRAWMHTQENKRRTLQRNDVANAIRDEDLLSFLKDIVPMEIQQEDPLSLANHLGVYVPQPYPGMPINPVYPMNAQNIYRAVPTVGRPVAIDHPLGFAMNLQHNINPAFFIRNQEMQQGTTTPAPAPAPPPPPPATGANPFHDFK from the exons ATGAACAACAGTAGCGAGAAAACCATCATGGACTTCAATCAATCAATGGAATTCTCGTCTACTTCCAATCCACCTCTGcaaatgcataattttatgCCGATGCCAACACCTACACCGCATGGTAGCCATCAG GTGGAAGAGGTCGTGAATTCATGTTTTATCAATCAATTGAAGCAAAACATACAAGGGTTTTGGAGAGAACGATTGGCTGAAATATGTGATGCTCCGACTG ACGTTCGTGCCCAACACACGCTGCCATTGGCTCGTATCAAGAAAGTAATGAAATCCGACGAACAAGTTAAG ATGATAAGTGCTGATACACCAGTGGTGTTTGCTAAAGCTTGTGAAATGTTCATCATGGAACTAACGCTACGCGCATGGATGCACACACAAGAAAATAAGCGCAGAACTCTGCAACGCAACGATGTTGCTAATGCGATCCGGGATGAGGATCTCTTATCCTTCCTCAAGGACATCGTCCCGATGGAAATTCAGCAG GAGGATCCACTTTCACTGGCAAACCATCTTGGAGTGTACGTTCCTCAGCCATACCCCGGCATGCCTATTAATCCCGTCTATCCTATGAATGCGCAAAACATATATCGAGCG GTACCAACGGTGGGTCGTCCTGTAGCAATTGATCATCCCTTGGGCTTTGCAATGAATCTGCAGCATAACATAAATCCT GCTTTCTTCataagaaatcaagaaatgcaGCAGGGCACTACTACACCAGCACCAGCACCAGcaccaccaccgccaccaCCTGCAACTGGAGCTAATCCTTTCCATGATTTCAAG TGA
- the LOC105177917 gene encoding nuclear transcription factor Y subunit C-3-like isoform X1 — translation MNNSSEKTIMDFNQSMEFSSTSNPPLQMHNFMPMPTPTPHGSHQVEEVVNSCFINQLKQNIQGFWRERLAEICDAPTDVRAQHTLPLARIKKVMKSDEQVKMISADTPVVFAKACEMFIMELTLRAWMHTQENKRRTLQRNDVANAIRDEDLLSFLKDIVPMEIQQEDPLSLANHLGVYVPQPYPGMPINPVYPMNAQNIYRAVPTVGRPVAIDHPLGFAMNLQHNINPAFFIRNQEMQQGTTTPAPAPAPPPPPPATGANPFHDFKHFMQ, via the exons ATGAACAACAGTAGCGAGAAAACCATCATGGACTTCAATCAATCAATGGAATTCTCGTCTACTTCCAATCCACCTCTGcaaatgcataattttatgCCGATGCCAACACCTACACCGCATGGTAGCCATCAG GTGGAAGAGGTCGTGAATTCATGTTTTATCAATCAATTGAAGCAAAACATACAAGGGTTTTGGAGAGAACGATTGGCTGAAATATGTGATGCTCCGACTG ACGTTCGTGCCCAACACACGCTGCCATTGGCTCGTATCAAGAAAGTAATGAAATCCGACGAACAAGTTAAG ATGATAAGTGCTGATACACCAGTGGTGTTTGCTAAAGCTTGTGAAATGTTCATCATGGAACTAACGCTACGCGCATGGATGCACACACAAGAAAATAAGCGCAGAACTCTGCAACGCAACGATGTTGCTAATGCGATCCGGGATGAGGATCTCTTATCCTTCCTCAAGGACATCGTCCCGATGGAAATTCAGCAG GAGGATCCACTTTCACTGGCAAACCATCTTGGAGTGTACGTTCCTCAGCCATACCCCGGCATGCCTATTAATCCCGTCTATCCTATGAATGCGCAAAACATATATCGAGCG GTACCAACGGTGGGTCGTCCTGTAGCAATTGATCATCCCTTGGGCTTTGCAATGAATCTGCAGCATAACATAAATCCT GCTTTCTTCataagaaatcaagaaatgcaGCAGGGCACTACTACACCAGCACCAGCACCAGcaccaccaccgccaccaCCTGCAACTGGAGCTAATCCTTTCCATGATTTCAAG CATTTTATGCAGTGA